A region of Sulfurimonas sp. DNA encodes the following proteins:
- a CDS encoding ion transporter, producing the protein MKRLVVDFAYFLNTSTSYQNTKRFFYNVLENSNYKYKKYFDIFMITLIFISVAILIREVKSHVNDNLLFFNNYIISIIFFIEYILRLWISSSASDVIIKQSEHDSMLGEKFRFFKAIKVISVDKLTYIFSFKAMVDLLAIIPFFHQLRLLRIFILFRVFKLFRYAKSIQTFTSIILAKKFEFFTLLMFASIIIFVSSVLIYVMEANNPDSPIDTLFEAVYWSIVTISTVGYGDITPVTQEGRVVAMFVIVAGIGVFSFTTSLIVTAFTEKLDEIKDQKFIDDISKIKEFYLICGYENVAKEVVKKLSKNNNIIILEEDHLKVQNATKDGFVALNYDPGSIASYKKLRINIQTQVKAILCLSHSDIENIYTALTIRSFNKDVFILSILMNKMNKNKLIFAGVNEVFYEKELVGIIAKEFVGQPVAFEAIHELRANDNGIDVDEIFINDRIFNNISTVGELENKRYRIVLLGIYKKEKDRFFFNPIDSTVLEVGDYLLVIGNTQFLQEFIIYLNKKGA; encoded by the coding sequence ATGAAGCGTTTAGTTGTTGACTTTGCTTATTTTTTAAATACATCAACATCGTATCAAAATACTAAACGCTTTTTTTATAATGTTTTAGAAAATAGCAACTATAAATATAAAAAATACTTTGATATTTTTATGATTACACTAATCTTTATAAGTGTTGCTATACTTATTAGAGAAGTAAAATCACATGTAAATGACAATCTACTTTTTTTCAATAACTACATTATTTCTATTATATTTTTTATTGAGTATATTTTAAGACTTTGGATTAGTAGTAGTGCTAGTGATGTTATTATAAAACAAAGTGAGCATGATAGTATGCTTGGGGAAAAGTTTAGATTTTTTAAAGCTATCAAAGTTATCAGTGTTGATAAACTAACATATATCTTCTCTTTTAAAGCTATGGTTGACTTACTAGCTATTATTCCATTTTTCCATCAGTTAAGGCTTCTTCGTATATTTATACTATTTAGAGTATTTAAACTCTTTAGATATGCCAAAAGTATTCAAACTTTTACCTCGATTATTTTAGCAAAAAAGTTTGAGTTTTTTACACTTTTAATGTTTGCATCTATCATCATCTTTGTATCATCTGTTTTGATTTATGTTATGGAAGCAAATAATCCAGACTCGCCAATAGATACTCTTTTTGAAGCAGTTTATTGGTCTATTGTAACTATCTCTACTGTTGGTTATGGAGATATCACTCCTGTGACACAAGAAGGACGAGTAGTTGCAATGTTTGTAATAGTTGCAGGTATTGGTGTTTTTTCTTTTACAACTTCACTTATTGTTACTGCTTTTACAGAAAAACTAGATGAGATAAAAGATCAGAAATTTATAGATGACATATCTAAAATAAAAGAGTTTTATCTTATTTGTGGTTATGAGAATGTAGCAAAAGAAGTAGTAAAAAAACTTAGTAAAAATAATAATATTATTATCTTAGAAGAAGACCATTTAAAAGTACAAAACGCAACAAAAGATGGTTTTGTAGCACTTAACTATGATCCTGGTTCAATCGCAAGTTATAAAAAACTTCGTATAAATATACAAACGCAAGTAAAAGCAATCCTTTGTTTAAGCCATAGTGATATAGAAAATATTTATACTGCTTTAACAATTCGCTCATTTAACAAAGATGTATTTATCCTCTCAATCCTAATGAATAAGATGAATAAAAATAAATTGATATTTGCAGGAGTGAATGAAGTTTTTTATGAAAAAGAATTAGTAGGTATAATAGCTAAGGAGTTTGTAGGTCAACCTGTTGCTTTTGAAGCTATACATGAACTTCGTGCAAATGATAATGGTATTGATGTTGATGAGATATTTATTAATGATAGAATTTTTAATAATATTTCAACTGTAGGAGAGTTAGAAAACAAAAGATATAGAATAGTTCTTTTAGGCATTTATAAAAAAGAAAAGGATAGGTTTTTCTTTAATCCTATCGATAGTACAGTATTAGAAGTTGGGGATTACCTTTTAGTGATTGGAAATACTCAGTTTTTACAAGAATTTATTATATATTTAAATAAAAAAGGCGCTTAA
- the gatB gene encoding Asp-tRNA(Asn)/Glu-tRNA(Gln) amidotransferase subunit GatB — MFEVVIGLEVHVQLNTKTKLFCSCPTSFNHKQNTNTCPTCLALPGALPVLNKEVLHKSIMLGAAIDATINRTSFFDRKSYFYPDSPSAYQITQLYTPIVEYGTLEIDLEDGSKKTIRINRAHIEADAGKNIHEGEISKVDLNRGGTPLLEIVSEPDLSNGDEVVAYLKKLHSIIRYLDIGDANMQEGSFRVDVNVSIRPKGDKKLYTRVEVKNINSFKFIQKAIEVEVARQSEAWEDGVYEKEISQETRLFDQIKQETRSMRGKEEAADYRYFPEPDLLKVIVTDEMFAKYSKIPELPDAKRDRFVKEYGMNEYNSGVITASIEMANFFELMMKEGITAKNATTWLTVELLARFKGDVNIKNSPVNAKKLGFLVKRIEDKSISGKAAKEILDYLMNKDEAVDAAIEALGLKQVTDTGAINILCKEIIDANPDKVEQYRGGKDKLIGFFVGQVMKASKGTANPQAVNEILKAKLG, encoded by the coding sequence ATGTTTGAAGTAGTTATAGGACTTGAAGTTCATGTACAGCTAAACACTAAAACTAAACTTTTTTGCTCGTGTCCTACGAGTTTTAACCACAAACAAAATACAAATACATGTCCAACTTGTTTAGCCCTTCCAGGAGCTTTACCAGTTTTAAATAAAGAAGTTTTACATAAGTCTATTATGCTTGGAGCAGCTATAGATGCTACGATAAACAGGACTTCATTTTTTGACAGAAAGTCTTACTTCTATCCAGATAGTCCATCAGCATATCAGATTACTCAGCTTTATACTCCAATAGTTGAATATGGTACTTTAGAGATAGACTTAGAAGATGGTAGTAAAAAAACTATCCGTATAAATCGTGCACATATTGAAGCAGATGCTGGTAAAAATATACATGAGGGTGAGATATCTAAAGTAGATTTAAACCGTGGTGGGACTCCACTACTTGAAATAGTTTCAGAACCAGACTTAAGTAATGGCGATGAAGTTGTGGCATATCTTAAAAAACTACACTCAATCATCCGTTATTTAGATATAGGTGACGCAAACATGCAGGAGGGTTCTTTTAGAGTTGATGTAAATGTTTCTATAAGACCAAAAGGTGATAAAAAATTATATACTCGTGTTGAAGTTAAAAATATAAATAGTTTTAAGTTTATTCAAAAAGCCATAGAAGTAGAAGTAGCAAGGCAGAGTGAAGCTTGGGAGGATGGAGTTTATGAAAAAGAAATTTCTCAAGAAACTAGACTTTTTGACCAAATAAAACAAGAAACTCGTTCTATGCGTGGAAAAGAAGAAGCTGCAGATTATCGTTACTTTCCTGAGCCTGATTTACTGAAAGTAATTGTAACAGATGAGATGTTTGCAAAATACTCTAAAATACCAGAACTACCAGATGCTAAAAGAGATAGATTTGTAAAAGAGTATGGTATGAATGAATACAACTCAGGTGTTATCACAGCAAGTATAGAAATGGCAAACTTCTTTGAGCTTATGATGAAAGAAGGCATAACGGCAAAAAATGCTACTACTTGGCTTACAGTTGAGCTTCTTGCTCGTTTTAAAGGCGATGTAAATATCAAAAACTCTCCAGTAAATGCTAAAAAACTAGGCTTTTTAGTTAAGCGTATAGAAGATAAAAGCATAAGTGGAAAAGCGGCTAAAGAAATTCTTGATTATTTGATGAACAAAGATGAAGCCGTAGATGCTGCTATAGAGGCATTAGGACTTAAACAAGTTACAGATACGGGTGCTATAAATATTCTGTGTAAAGAGATTATAGATGCTAATCCTGATAAGGTAGAACAGTACAGAGGTGGAAAAGATAAACTCATTGGCTTTTTTGTTGGACAAGTTATGAAAGCTTCTAAGGGAACAGCAAATCCTCAAGCAGTAAATGAAATTTTAAAAGCAAAATTAGGATAA
- a CDS encoding REP-associated tyrosine transposase, which translates to MTTCTVLHWIPLFIRHNSVEIIIDCLKFLQKKDNLKLYAYVVLENHLHMVVQSNDIEKTMKSFKQYTAKELLNLLKKENVTNILEQLKFYKKAHHKATNFQVWKEGYQLKQISSDEMMKTKIKYIHKNPIKRGYVDEAVHWRYSSARDYEGVQGLVDIERCF; encoded by the coding sequence TTGACAACTTGTACAGTACTTCATTGGATACCTCTGTTTATAAGACATAATAGCGTAGAAATCATCATAGATTGTTTAAAATTTTTGCAAAAAAAAGATAACTTAAAACTCTATGCTTATGTTGTTTTGGAAAATCATCTGCATATGGTTGTTCAAAGCAATGATATAGAAAAAACTATGAAATCATTTAAACAGTACACAGCAAAAGAGTTGTTAAATTTACTAAAAAAAGAAAATGTTACAAACATCTTAGAACAACTAAAGTTTTATAAAAAAGCACATCATAAAGCAACTAATTTTCAAGTATGGAAAGAAGGTTATCAACTAAAACAAATCAGCTCTGATGAGATGATGAAAACAAAGATAAAGTACATCCATAAAAATCCTATAAAACGTGGATATGTTGATGAAGCTGTGCATTGGCGATATAGTTCTGCTAGAGATTACGAAGGTGTACAAGGGTTGGTTGATATTGAGAGGTGTTTTTAG
- a CDS encoding transposase, with the protein MTKPSHNLMAYNSQICVDDKYKFIVATDVTSSGSDKQELHKMALQTRKVINNPNLIITADKGYSSAVEIKKCIDDNINTVVPLVRTGQELKNKGKFTKDMFIYDKNKDAYVCPNNKLISRTSSLNQSYARTMYLYRSSQTDCNACPIKDKCLGEKTKNKQTQRWEHQELLDNYNANMQTDESKAIIKKRLAQQASVQ; encoded by the coding sequence ATGACTAAACCATCCCATAATCTTATGGCTTACAACTCTCAGATATGTGTAGACGATAAGTACAAGTTTATAGTAGCTACAGATGTAACATCATCAGGTAGCGATAAACAAGAACTCCATAAAATGGCTCTACAAACTAGAAAAGTTATAAATAATCCAAACTTGATAATAACAGCAGATAAAGGCTACTCTTCAGCAGTTGAGATTAAAAAATGTATTGACGATAATATAAATACAGTAGTACCATTAGTAAGAACAGGTCAAGAACTAAAAAACAAAGGTAAGTTCACTAAAGATATGTTTATCTACGATAAGAACAAAGACGCTTATGTATGCCCTAACAATAAACTAATATCAAGAACATCATCATTGAATCAATCATATGCTAGAACTATGTACTTGTATAGAAGCTCTCAAACCGACTGTAATGCCTGCCCAATCAAAGATAAATGTTTAGGTGAAAAGACTAAGAATAAACAGACTCAAAGATGGGAACATCAAGAGCTACTTGACAACTATAATGCGAATATGCAAACAGATGAATCAAAAGCTATCATCAAAAAAAGACTAGCTCAACAAGCGTCAGTGCAATAA
- a CDS encoding transposase codes for MSEKYKEGLNRNQQLLFPPSLDEYVDENNPVRAIDDYVSLLDLKRLGFSDTSKSLSGQKSYAPKLLLKIYIYGYLNKIRSSRNLEKENSRNIELMWLTAGLKPTYKTIADFRKDNPKALKQVFKEFILLCKGIGLIGGEIVGLDGAFLRANASKNTLIMKRTVDESIKQVESSIEEYLTTLEYSDEETVTNKLSKNLPKNLDKLLKKTQV; via the coding sequence ATGAGTGAGAAATACAAAGAGGGTTTAAACCGTAATCAACAACTATTATTTCCTCCAAGTCTTGATGAGTATGTAGATGAGAATAACCCTGTAAGAGCTATTGATGATTATGTCTCATTATTAGATTTAAAAAGACTAGGCTTTAGCGATACGTCTAAGAGTCTCTCTGGTCAAAAATCTTATGCACCAAAGTTACTATTAAAAATATATATCTACGGCTATCTCAATAAGATACGAAGTTCTCGCAATCTTGAAAAGGAAAATAGCAGAAATATAGAACTGATGTGGTTGACAGCAGGACTAAAGCCAACTTATAAAACAATAGCGGATTTTAGAAAGGACAATCCAAAAGCACTTAAACAAGTGTTTAAGGAATTTATACTTTTGTGTAAAGGAATAGGACTTATCGGTGGAGAGATAGTTGGACTTGATGGTGCATTTCTAAGAGCTAATGCTTCTAAAAATACTCTTATAATGAAAAGAACCGTAGATGAGTCCATCAAACAAGTAGAATCGTCTATAGAAGAGTATCTAACTACTTTAGAATATAGCGATGAAGAGACAGTCACAAATAAACTCTCTAAAAATCTACCTAAAAATTTAGATAAACTCTTAAAAAAAACTCAAGTCTAA
- a CDS encoding type II toxin-antitoxin system Phd/YefM family antitoxin: MYLSQDIKPISYLKAKTANVINEVNENQRTIIITQNGEAKAVVQDIKSYENTQNSLNLLKLIVQGENDIENSRTIEQKDMFDNLEQKLFG, translated from the coding sequence ATGTATTTAAGTCAAGATATAAAACCAATTAGCTATTTAAAAGCAAAAACTGCAAATGTTATCAATGAGGTAAATGAAAATCAAAGAACTATTATAATTACACAAAATGGTGAAGCAAAAGCAGTAGTACAAGATATAAAAAGTTATGAAAATACACAAAACTCTTTAAACCTGTTAAAACTCATAGTTCAAGGTGAAAATGATATAGAAAACAGTAGAACTATAGAACAAAAAGATATGTTTGATAATTTAGAGCAAAAATTATTTGGATAA
- a CDS encoding type II toxin-antitoxin system RelE/ParE family toxin yields MKKFKVIWSKNAELDLELIIEYIKIDSINIAKKIFNEIKKECNNLYTLPERKRIVPEFQQIGILKYREIIYKRWRIIYKIDNEKVYVLLVIDTSRNLEDILFQRLINSDNKT; encoded by the coding sequence ATGAAAAAATTCAAAGTTATCTGGAGTAAAAATGCTGAACTTGATTTAGAATTAATTATTGAATACATTAAGATTGACAGCATAAATATAGCAAAAAAAATATTTAATGAAATAAAAAAAGAATGTAATAATTTATACACTTTACCAGAACGAAAAAGAATAGTACCAGAGTTTCAACAAATTGGTATTTTAAAATATAGAGAAATTATATATAAAAGATGGAGAATAATTTACAAAATTGATAATGAAAAAGTTTATGTTTTATTAGTAATAGACACAAGTAGAAATTTAGAGGATATACTATTTCAAAGGTTAATAAATAGTGATAACAAAACATAG
- a CDS encoding IS3 family transposase has protein sequence MSRKQGQTYTAKQKTKIVLEMLKEDMTISQLATKYKITSQSLGKWKTQFLENASLAFDLGGATKAYRDEIEELKTENDGLAKALGKATVRAGFVEKKLKSLDLCNKKALIESKHKKLSISEQCEIFGISRSHYYYQPVPMSQKNIKLLHKIDEIATENSEYGYRFIYEQLKEDGYAIGRNRVLKYMAILGIQAIYPTKKKLTSIKNKEHKIYEYLLKKYWTRVGKKNTVYVPTPNEVWSGDITYIRINGGFMYLAAVIDWHSKAILSYKILSCPCGTNSMDATLATDVLEKALAKYPKPKIFNSDQGSQYTSNEHTQILKRYNIQISMNGKARSIHNIVIERFFRTLKHGNIYINDYQTIRNLKEGVKAYIYKYNFKRFHSSLDYRKPMNVYLEYLKNVG, from the coding sequence ATGAGTAGAAAACAAGGGCAAACTTATACGGCAAAACAGAAGACTAAAATAGTCTTAGAAATGTTAAAAGAAGATATGACAATAAGTCAGTTAGCAACTAAGTATAAAATCACTTCTCAATCATTAGGAAAATGGAAGACTCAATTTTTAGAAAATGCATCTTTAGCATTTGACTTGGGTGGAGCGACGAAAGCTTATAGAGATGAAATAGAAGAGTTAAAAACTGAGAATGATGGCTTAGCTAAGGCACTAGGAAAAGCAACTGTAAGAGCAGGTTTCGTTGAAAAAAAGCTAAAGAGCTTGGACTTATGTAATAAAAAAGCTTTGATCGAGTCCAAGCATAAAAAATTATCAATTTCAGAGCAATGTGAGATATTTGGTATTAGTAGAAGCCACTATTACTATCAACCAGTACCAATGAGTCAAAAAAACATCAAACTACTTCATAAAATTGATGAGATAGCTACAGAGAACTCAGAGTATGGTTATAGGTTTATCTACGAGCAACTCAAAGAAGATGGCTATGCCATTGGCAGAAATAGAGTCTTGAAATATATGGCAATACTTGGCATACAAGCAATATACCCAACTAAAAAGAAACTAACAAGTATTAAAAATAAAGAACATAAAATATATGAGTACCTCCTCAAGAAGTATTGGACTAGAGTTGGTAAGAAAAATACTGTCTATGTGCCTACTCCAAACGAAGTATGGAGTGGTGACATTACCTATATTCGTATTAACGGAGGTTTTATGTATCTGGCAGCAGTTATAGACTGGCATTCTAAAGCTATACTCTCCTATAAAATATTATCATGCCCTTGTGGTACTAATTCTATGGATGCAACACTTGCAACCGATGTGCTAGAAAAGGCACTTGCAAAGTATCCTAAGCCTAAGATATTTAATAGTGATCAAGGAAGTCAATATACAAGCAATGAGCATACTCAGATACTTAAAAGATATAATATTCAAATATCAATGAATGGGAAAGCTAGAAGTATTCACAATATAGTAATTGAGAGATTTTTTAGAACCCTTAAACATGGTAATATTTACATAAATGATTATCAAACTATTAGAAATTTAAAAGAAGGAGTTAAAGCTTATATCTATAAATACAACTTTAAGAGATTTCACTCAAGTTTAGATTATAGAAAACCGATGAATGTTTATCTTGAATATCTAAAAAATGTAGGGTAA
- a CDS encoding IS3 family transposase (programmed frameshift) encodes MARKRYSEEFRIEAVKQVTKNGYSITDTANRLGIHPTSLSGWIKRLESPAAVKKYKIMDESQAEIKKLQKELKRVTEERDILKKGRGVLCKPHKLKYTFIKAYSEVYAIHRLCKVMQVHRSGYYQWLNQPISNRELENQELLIQIKEAYKESNGVYGHRNIHKDLKELGVHVNKKRVARLMSEAKLYGVGTYKRKPYSKAGPVHKAHPNHLQQCFIVNKPNDTWVSDITYIRTKEGWIFLATVIDLFNRKIIGWATGHRQTTPLIIDALKMAVTRLHKDDKVILHSDQGSQYSSYDYKKFAKKHNITLSMSRRGNCYDNAVAESFFKTLKKELVRKQVFLTREVAASKIFEYIEMFYNSKRRHSYLDYISPNEFEKRYNLGSSEN; translated from the exons ATGGCAAGAAAAAGATACAGTGAAGAGTTTAGAATAGAGGCAGTAAAACAAGTAACTAAAAATGGTTACAGCATAACAGATACGGCAAATAGATTAGGTATACATCCAACATCGTTAAGTGGTTGGATAAAAAGATTAGAGTCTCCAGCAGCAGTAAAAAAATATAAGATTATGGATGAGTCCCAAGCGGAGATAAAAAAACTCCAAAAAGAGCTAAAGAGAGTTACAGAAGAGAGGGACATCCTAAAAAAGG GCCGCGGTGTACTTTGCAAGCCACACAAACTAAAATATACTTTTATTAAAGCTTATAGCGAAGTCTATGCCATTCATAGACTTTGTAAAGTTATGCAAGTGCACCGAAGTGGATATTACCAGTGGCTAAATCAACCGATTTCTAATAGAGAGTTGGAAAATCAAGAATTACTTATTCAGATAAAAGAAGCCTATAAAGAATCCAATGGGGTATATGGTCATAGAAATATTCATAAAGATTTAAAAGAACTTGGAGTTCATGTAAATAAAAAGAGAGTAGCTAGACTGATGAGCGAGGCCAAGCTCTATGGTGTAGGCACTTATAAACGTAAGCCATACTCTAAAGCTGGTCCCGTTCACAAGGCACATCCTAATCATTTACAGCAGTGTTTTATAGTAAATAAACCTAATGATACTTGGGTTAGTGATATAACTTACATTAGAACAAAAGAAGGATGGATATTCTTGGCAACTGTTATAGATTTATTTAATAGAAAAATTATTGGCTGGGCGACAGGACATAGACAAACAACACCACTAATTATTGATGCACTTAAAATGGCAGTTACAAGACTGCATAAGGATGATAAGGTTATTCTTCACTCCGATCAGGGAAGTCAATATAGCTCTTATGATTATAAAAAGTTTGCCAAGAAGCATAATATTACTCTTAGCATGAGTAGAAGAGGAAACTGTTATGATAATGCAGTTGCGGAAAGCTTCTTCAAAACATTAAAAAAAGAGCTTGTTAGAAAGCAGGTATTTTTAACTAGAGAAGTTGCAGCATCTAAAATCTTTGAATATATAGAAATGTTCTACAACTCGAAAAGAAGACATAGTTATTTGGATTATATTTCACCAAATGAGTTTGAAAAAAGGTATAATTTGGGGTCTTCAGAAAATTAG
- a CDS encoding restriction endonuclease, which produces MDSELIIPTEIPWDIIKGKELEELLYWLFDEMGAKDIEWRIGGQGNGASDGGRDLELSFYVSSPDGELTKQKWWIEAKGRKSTVEPAEVHSALFNISNKQDVDVIVIATNSNFSNPTRDWVKEWQSNNPKIKVKLWERTELENLCSKNPLSIIRLYSKALSLQGQLEVIRTKFWNYSTLSDKPTLIKLWQNRSELKISPQSLLALTTSEINNGNINQRSWCMFVDNELLIETLSNGLINFLYLIFRADEAGTKQEPIIKSFSYLILICCKKVGKNGTINILTNIWNVTDREYPREIQTMILEPIINQLQIELSDVCINDCNRVSQDKIELSEDEVEQYWFRTKIQENIIEEKKDVLRIESHTEPCKIGFTLSRENGCPLVRDDEAHHNLKSFIETISDVMDFRSNQHANI; this is translated from the coding sequence GGTAAAGAATTAGAAGAATTATTGTACTGGCTTTTTGATGAAATGGGAGCTAAAGATATTGAATGGCGTATAGGAGGCCAAGGTAATGGTGCTTCAGATGGAGGAAGAGATTTAGAATTATCATTTTATGTATCTTCACCTGATGGTGAATTAACAAAACAAAAATGGTGGATAGAAGCTAAAGGAAGAAAATCTACAGTAGAACCAGCTGAAGTGCACAGTGCATTATTTAATATAAGCAATAAACAAGATGTGGATGTCATAGTGATAGCAACAAATTCAAACTTTTCTAATCCAACAAGAGATTGGGTTAAAGAATGGCAATCAAATAATCCTAAAATAAAAGTTAAACTTTGGGAACGTACTGAATTAGAAAATTTATGTTCTAAAAATCCATTATCAATAATAAGACTATATTCAAAAGCTCTTAGCTTACAAGGGCAACTAGAAGTTATTAGAACTAAGTTTTGGAACTATTCAACTTTATCTGATAAGCCAACACTAATAAAATTATGGCAAAATCGTAGTGAACTTAAAATATCACCACAATCCTTACTTGCATTGACTACCTCAGAAATAAACAATGGAAATATCAACCAGAGGTCATGGTGTATGTTTGTTGATAATGAGTTATTAATAGAAACATTATCAAATGGACTTATAAATTTTTTATACTTAATTTTTAGAGCAGATGAAGCTGGTACAAAACAAGAACCAATTATAAAATCATTTTCATATTTAATCCTAATATGCTGTAAAAAAGTAGGTAAAAATGGAACAATTAATATATTAACAAATATATGGAATGTTACAGATAGAGAGTATCCAAGAGAAATACAAACAATGATTCTAGAGCCGATTATCAATCAATTACAAATAGAATTATCAGATGTTTGTATCAATGATTGTAATAGAGTATCACAGGATAAAATAGAATTATCAGAAGATGAAGTTGAACAGTATTGGTTTAGAACAAAAATTCAAGAAAATATAATTGAAGAAAAGAAAGATGTATTACGTATTGAGTCACATACAGAACCGTGTAAAATTGGATTTACATTGTCACGGGAAAATGGTTGTCCCTTGGTTAGAGATGATGAAGCACATCATAATTTAAAAAGTTTTATAGAAACAATTTCAGATGTAATGGACTTTAGAAGCAATCAACATGCGAACATCTAA